A DNA window from Aestuariispira ectoiniformans contains the following coding sequences:
- a CDS encoding AraC family transcriptional regulator yields the protein MNALARASLKTYGSEARNHAHDHHQVVVPWQGVLDMSIGGQAGQVENGRLALIAQGYDHSFASDDDNRFLVLDCGDLARDGSDMIAPLWDRAERDPYWQLHPHVWQLCRTMEPYFLATDTREDSLARHFVGLFLATVAEGRDETNPTRTGRPDRAAQRIQAAIAYMEQHYPAKLTIPDIAAHVNLSTSRFHELFRTVTGQTAHATLRQIRVNAAKRLIETTTLSRAEIAYRTGFSDQSALSRALRG from the coding sequence ATGAATGCCCTGGCCCGCGCCAGTTTGAAGACCTACGGGTCGGAAGCCCGCAACCATGCCCATGATCATCATCAGGTGGTCGTGCCCTGGCAGGGTGTGCTGGATATGTCCATCGGCGGGCAGGCAGGGCAGGTGGAAAACGGCAGGCTGGCTCTGATCGCGCAGGGCTATGACCACAGCTTTGCCAGCGATGACGACAACCGTTTTCTGGTGCTGGACTGCGGCGATCTGGCCCGCGACGGGAGCGATATGATCGCCCCGCTCTGGGACCGGGCGGAACGGGACCCCTATTGGCAGCTCCACCCCCATGTCTGGCAGCTCTGCCGCACGATGGAACCCTATTTCCTGGCTACCGACACCCGCGAGGACAGCCTCGCCCGGCATTTCGTCGGCCTGTTCCTGGCAACGGTCGCAGAAGGGCGGGACGAGACCAACCCCACCCGCACGGGCCGCCCCGACCGCGCGGCACAGCGCATCCAGGCGGCCATCGCCTATATGGAACAGCATTATCCGGCGAAACTCACCATCCCCGACATCGCCGCCCATGTGAACCTGAGCACCAGCCGCTTTCACGAACTGTTCCGAACCGTCACCGGCCAGACCGCCCACGCCACCCTCCGCCAGATCAGGGTGAACGCCGCGAAACGCCTGATCGAAACCACAACGCTATCGCGTGCGGAGATTGCCTATCGCACGGGGTTTAGTGATCAGAGTGCTTTGAGTAGGGCGTTGCGGGGGTGA
- a CDS encoding GNAT family N-acetyltransferase, whose translation MTDNAYTIRTATPQDVALAVDWAAAEGWNPGLSDAACYGGIDAGGFLVGELDGEVIATISAIRYGKEFGFIGFYIVRPDKRGHGYGWQLWQAGMDQLKGRVIGLDGVVAQQDNYRKSGFELAYRNIRYEGHGGDACPECPSDFDRNIRPLADIPFDELAAFDRPFFPEARPDFLRAWIAQPEATARALVRDGRLAGYGVCRPCREGYKIGPLYAEDAKGAESLFAALTATVPTGAPYYLDTPETNPAAVSLAKRHGMTLSFETARMYAGQAPDLPLDRLFGVTSFEVG comes from the coding sequence ATGACCGATAACGCCTATACCATCCGCACGGCGACACCGCAGGACGTGGCGCTGGCCGTGGACTGGGCTGCTGCGGAGGGCTGGAACCCGGGCCTCAGCGACGCGGCCTGTTATGGCGGGATCGACGCGGGCGGCTTTCTCGTCGGCGAATTGGATGGCGAGGTCATCGCGACCATTTCCGCCATACGCTATGGCAAGGAATTCGGCTTTATCGGCTTTTACATCGTGCGGCCCGACAAGCGCGGCCATGGCTATGGCTGGCAGTTGTGGCAGGCCGGGATGGACCAGTTGAAGGGCCGCGTCATCGGCCTGGACGGCGTGGTGGCACAGCAGGATAACTACCGCAAATCCGGCTTTGAACTGGCCTATCGCAATATCCGTTACGAGGGCCACGGCGGCGACGCCTGCCCGGAATGCCCGTCGGACTTTGACCGGAATATCCGCCCGCTCGCCGATATTCCCTTTGACGAGCTCGCCGCCTTTGACCGCCCCTTCTTCCCCGAGGCCCGGCCCGATTTCCTGCGCGCCTGGATTGCCCAGCCGGAGGCCACCGCCCGCGCGCTGGTCCGCGACGGCAGGCTTGCCGGTTACGGCGTCTGCCGCCCCTGCCGGGAGGGATACAAGATCGGCCCGCTTTATGCCGAGGACGCCAAGGGCGCGGAAAGCCTGTTTGCCGCCCTGACCGCCACCGTCCCGACGGGCGCGCCCTACTACCTCGACACCCCGGAAACCAACCCCGCCGCCGTCTCGCTTGCCAAACGCCACGGCATGACCCTCTCCTTCGAGACCGCCCGCATGTATGCGGGACAGGCCCCGGACCTGCCGCTGGACCGGTTGTTCGGCGTCACGTCTTTTGAGGTGGGGTAA
- a CDS encoding substrate-binding periplasmic protein, producing the protein MKPTTMIHSSACLVLIVAAAALAAMASPAEVCAETLQLSYTEGSTYQEIATPILVKAYKRLGLSVKALPLPGRRALRSSNHGLVDGEIIRLPVIEKDYPDLIRVPVPVIEISNNGYARTALSPVRTPGDLGRRSVGIIRGLIVLENFTEGTRRKMFNNQPEMFLALAEGRVDLILTNQFDALKYGDESLQATPEPIQSNQAYHYLHKKHADLVPRIAEALTTVLRQGERERVIEQLVKQWRARQ; encoded by the coding sequence TTGAAACCGACAACAATGATCCATTCGTCTGCATGCCTGGTATTGATCGTGGCTGCCGCGGCCCTGGCGGCAATGGCCTCCCCCGCGGAGGTCTGCGCAGAGACCCTTCAGTTGAGTTATACGGAGGGCAGCACCTATCAGGAAATCGCCACGCCTATTCTCGTCAAGGCTTACAAGCGGCTCGGCCTATCGGTGAAAGCCTTGCCATTGCCCGGCCGCAGAGCCCTGCGAAGCAGCAACCATGGACTGGTCGATGGTGAGATAATCCGCCTGCCGGTCATTGAAAAGGACTATCCCGATCTTATCCGCGTCCCGGTTCCGGTCATCGAAATCAGCAATAATGGCTATGCCCGCACCGCGCTGTCCCCGGTCCGCACGCCCGGAGATCTCGGCCGGCGCAGCGTTGGCATCATCCGCGGCCTGATCGTGTTGGAAAACTTCACGGAGGGCACACGCCGGAAGATGTTCAACAACCAGCCGGAGATGTTTCTGGCCCTTGCAGAAGGCCGGGTGGACCTGATCCTCACCAACCAGTTCGATGCCCTGAAATATGGCGACGAGAGCCTTCAGGCGACGCCGGAGCCGATTCAGAGCAATCAGGCCTATCACTATCTGCACAAGAAACATGCGGATTTGGTTCCCCGGATTGCAGAAGCCCTGACCACGGTTCTGCGCCAGGGCGAACGCGAACGTGTGATTGAACAGTTGGTCAAGCAATGGCGCGCACGGCAGTGA
- a CDS encoding PAS domain-containing protein — translation MVVQPDYLVDLEEITDLSPALQQAHDYWDGLRGTRAFPSRDDIDPLDIPKLLPKVELIDVLPPTADGIPDFRYRLIGTGVDDISTQFYGGRKVSDIPHQRAPSKLHSMLALVLIRKAPVTARLPYIGDDKEIEAVDNFVAPLGRDNETIDMLLSIVDPIRRRRGPSQQ, via the coding sequence ATGGTGGTACAGCCGGATTATCTGGTCGATTTGGAGGAAATTACCGACCTTTCACCTGCCCTTCAGCAGGCCCATGACTACTGGGACGGGCTGCGCGGAACGCGGGCCTTTCCGTCCCGTGACGATATCGACCCGCTCGACATCCCGAAACTGTTGCCCAAGGTGGAACTGATCGATGTGCTGCCGCCGACGGCAGACGGCATTCCCGATTTTCGCTATCGCCTGATCGGAACCGGAGTCGATGACATTTCCACGCAATTCTATGGCGGACGCAAGGTCAGCGACATTCCTCATCAACGTGCGCCCAGCAAGCTCCACAGCATGCTGGCGCTTGTTCTGATCCGCAAGGCCCCTGTCACCGCGCGCCTTCCCTATATCGGTGACGACAAGGAGATAGAGGCTGTCGACAACTTTGTCGCCCCGCTGGGCCGCGACAACGAGACGATCGACATGCTGTTGAGTATCGTTGACCCCATTCGCCGCAGACGTGGTCCATCTCAACAATAG
- a CDS encoding sarcosine oxidase subunit delta, with product MFRINCPHCGHCDVTEFAYGPNATLQRPEESADPRDWYDYVYNRPNPKGPNDEFWHHVHGCRQWIKVRRDTVTHEILSTATATGELEGGQ from the coding sequence ATGTTCCGAATCAACTGCCCTCACTGCGGCCACTGCGACGTCACCGAATTTGCCTATGGCCCCAATGCAACCCTGCAGCGCCCGGAAGAAAGCGCCGACCCGCGCGACTGGTACGACTATGTCTATAACCGGCCCAACCCCAAGGGACCCAATGACGAGTTCTGGCATCACGTCCATGGCTGCCGCCAGTGGATCAAGGTGCGGCGCGACACGGTGACCCATGAAATCCTCAGCACCGCCACAGCAACTGGCGAGTTGGAGGGCGGCCAATGA
- a CDS encoding DUF2867 domain-containing protein, protein MSRIRIRQVDIALPNAHLDGANWADTFEAITPESRLNATQAVDRMFGSRPPAWIRLLNGTRNRIVSLIGLKTGQISVDSGQVGSFPVISRSDDAVVVGFDDWHLNFRVVVETRPEGNDTAVALSTLVNRRHWFGYLYIFAITPFHKLIVRRLLSNLA, encoded by the coding sequence ATGAGCCGTATCAGAATCAGGCAGGTCGATATCGCGCTGCCCAACGCGCATCTCGACGGCGCAAACTGGGCCGATACTTTTGAGGCAATCACCCCCGAAAGCAGGTTAAACGCCACGCAAGCCGTGGACAGAATGTTTGGCTCAAGGCCGCCCGCATGGATTCGTCTTTTGAACGGCACGCGAAACAGGATTGTCAGCCTGATTGGCCTGAAAACCGGGCAGATTTCTGTTGATAGCGGGCAGGTCGGCTCCTTTCCGGTCATCAGCCGGTCGGATGACGCCGTGGTTGTGGGGTTTGACGACTGGCATCTCAACTTCAGGGTTGTTGTCGAAACGCGCCCTGAAGGGAATGACACGGCAGTCGCCCTGTCCACCCTCGTCAACCGCCGCCACTGGTTCGGCTATCTCTATATTTTTGCGATAACCCCATTCCATAAACTGATCGTTCGGCGCTTGTTGTCGAACCTGGCCTGA
- a CDS encoding LysR family transcriptional regulator: MAKLEHNRSGEMEVFTKVVETGGFSSAARLFGMTPSAVSKLIARLEERLGVRLLSRSTRKLQLTVEGEQFYHRSLAILIDMEEAEQEVSRSTEPRGPVRINANLPFGQKFLLPLVPRFLECHPAITLDISLSDTVVDLFDEGADLAVRVGPLKESGLIARKLGESALAVVAAPSYVDYFGLPENPSDLDRHRLIGFNFSRQQPGWPFLQDETVSRYGVSGAVKVSDGESARRLALAGAGIVRLSRFLVDEDLHAGRLVEVLGDFNPGDRDPIHVVYVGQGGPLPRRVRAVIDFLAANIRLE, from the coding sequence ATGGCGAAACTCGAACATAACAGGTCAGGCGAGATGGAGGTCTTCACCAAAGTGGTGGAGACAGGCGGCTTTTCCTCTGCGGCCCGTTTGTTTGGCATGACCCCTTCGGCGGTCAGCAAACTCATTGCCCGACTTGAGGAACGATTGGGTGTTCGATTGCTCAGCCGATCCACGCGCAAGCTGCAACTGACTGTGGAGGGAGAGCAGTTCTATCACCGCAGTCTGGCTATCCTGATCGATATGGAGGAAGCGGAACAGGAGGTCTCCCGCAGCACCGAGCCGCGCGGTCCGGTCCGTATCAATGCCAATCTTCCCTTTGGTCAGAAATTCCTGTTACCGCTGGTGCCACGTTTCCTGGAATGTCATCCGGCGATCACGCTGGATATTTCGCTAAGTGACACGGTGGTAGACCTGTTCGATGAAGGTGCAGACCTTGCGGTCCGTGTCGGCCCGTTAAAGGAATCCGGGTTGATTGCCCGCAAATTGGGGGAAAGTGCGTTGGCGGTGGTCGCGGCACCTTCCTATGTGGATTACTTCGGACTGCCGGAAAATCCGTCCGACCTGGATCGCCATCGCCTGATCGGTTTCAATTTCAGTCGACAGCAGCCGGGCTGGCCCTTTTTGCAGGACGAGACGGTTTCCCGCTATGGCGTATCGGGCGCAGTCAAGGTTAGCGACGGTGAAAGTGCGCGTCGTTTGGCTCTGGCCGGGGCGGGGATTGTGCGCCTGTCCCGCTTTCTTGTTGATGAAGACCTTCACGCAGGGCGCCTTGTTGAGGTGTTGGGGGATTTTAATCCAGGAGACCGGGACCCCATCCATGTGGTTTATGTGGGCCAAGGCGGGCCGTTGCCGAGGCGGGTCCGGGCAGTAATTGATTTCCTGGCAGCGAATATCCGTTTGGAGTGA
- a CDS encoding M24 family metallopeptidase yields the protein MAIGVGGSTMDAELARMESMRGGVEPISVAERRARIEKARELMREQGIAALYLDATTSLTYFTGLKFYQSERTLGAVIPAEGEMFYLCPAFEVEKLREGMTIDAPVHGWEEHESPFDLLVEQIHKAVGTSGRLAVDEQAPFFLFDGLRKAGLALDCVNGAAIAGACRARKSAAEIALMQRAKDITLEVQKAAARILHPGIKTTEVVQFIDKAHRAMGADNGSIFCIVLFGEPTAYPHGVSYPQELEHGDMVLIDTGCRVEGYNSDITRSYVFGEANAKQREIWALEKAAQAAGFEAARLGAPCENVDRAARDVIVAAGLGPDYKVPGLPHRTGHGIGMDVHEGPYLVRGDKTPLAPGMCFSNEPMICLYGEFGVRLEDHFYMTEDGPRWFTQPSHSIDDPFGLEA from the coding sequence ATGGCAATCGGTGTTGGTGGTTCCACGATGGACGCGGAACTGGCGCGGATGGAAAGCATGCGCGGCGGCGTTGAGCCGATCTCTGTGGCGGAACGCCGGGCGCGGATTGAAAAGGCGCGGGAGCTTATGCGCGAACAGGGCATTGCCGCGCTCTATCTGGATGCGACCACCTCGCTCACCTATTTCACCGGCCTCAAGTTCTATCAGAGCGAACGTACGCTGGGCGCGGTGATCCCGGCAGAGGGCGAGATGTTCTATCTCTGCCCGGCCTTTGAGGTGGAAAAGCTGCGCGAGGGGATGACCATCGACGCGCCGGTCCATGGCTGGGAAGAACATGAAAGCCCCTTTGACCTGTTGGTGGAGCAGATCCACAAAGCGGTGGGCACAAGCGGCCGTCTGGCGGTGGACGAACAGGCCCCCTTCTTCCTCTTCGACGGGCTGCGCAAAGCGGGGTTGGCGCTGGACTGCGTCAACGGGGCCGCGATTGCCGGGGCCTGCCGGGCGCGCAAGTCTGCGGCTGAGATTGCATTGATGCAGCGGGCCAAGGATATCACGCTGGAGGTTCAGAAGGCCGCCGCGCGCATCCTGCATCCCGGCATCAAAACGACAGAGGTGGTGCAGTTCATCGACAAGGCCCATCGGGCGATGGGGGCCGATAACGGCAGCATCTTCTGCATCGTGCTGTTCGGGGAGCCGACCGCCTATCCCCATGGCGTCAGCTATCCGCAGGAACTTGAACATGGCGATATGGTGCTGATCGATACCGGCTGCCGGGTTGAGGGCTACAACTCCGACATCACGCGGTCCTATGTCTTTGGCGAGGCCAATGCGAAACAGCGCGAAATCTGGGCCTTGGAAAAGGCAGCGCAGGCGGCGGGTTTCGAGGCGGCCAGGCTGGGCGCCCCATGCGAGAATGTGGACAGGGCCGCGCGCGATGTGATCGTGGCTGCGGGCCTCGGCCCCGACTATAAAGTACCGGGTCTGCCGCATCGCACGGGCCACGGCATCGGCATGGATGTGCATGAAGGCCCCTATCTGGTGCGCGGTGACAAGACCCCGCTGGCGCCGGGCATGTGTTTCTCCAACGAGCCGATGATCTGCCTCTATGGTGAATTCGGCGTACGGCTGGAGGATCACTTCTACATGACCGAAGACGGCCCGCGCTGGTTCACCCAGCCCAGCCACAGCATCGACGACCCCTTCGGGTTGGAGGCTTAA
- a CDS encoding sarcosine oxidase subunit beta family protein — protein sequence MTQYNLFNVIRGAFTRQTHWERAWRDPEPKKHYDVVIVGGGGHGLATAFYLAKNHGITNVAVLERGYLGGGNVGRNTVTVRSNYLLEGNHHFYEHSLKLWEGLSRELNYNVMFSQRGVLNLAHSDAQMDAFARRGNAMRLAGIDSDLLSREEVMKFCPDLDYSDETRFPIYGGLLQPRAGTARHDAVAWGYARGADMRGVDIIQGCEVTGFEKTGNRITGVKTTRGTIGAGQVANCTAGHTTQIAAMAGLRVPIESHLLQAFVSEPVKPHLDTVVTFGAGHFYMNQSDKGGMVFGGDLDGYNSFAQRGNMPVVEHVVACALTVMPNLGRLRLLRHWGGIMDMTMDGSPIIGKTPVDNFYINGGWCYGGFKAIPAGGWVMADTIAHDRPHKLAEAFALDRFERGALLDEGGKGPVPNLH from the coding sequence ATGACCCAATACAATCTGTTCAACGTGATCCGCGGGGCCTTCACCCGGCAGACCCATTGGGAACGCGCCTGGCGCGACCCGGAACCCAAAAAGCATTACGACGTGGTCATTGTCGGCGGCGGCGGGCATGGGCTGGCGACCGCCTTCTACCTCGCCAAGAACCACGGCATCACCAATGTGGCAGTGCTGGAAAGGGGCTATCTGGGCGGCGGCAATGTGGGGCGGAACACGGTGACGGTGCGGTCCAACTATCTGTTGGAGGGCAACCACCATTTCTATGAACATTCGCTGAAACTCTGGGAGGGGTTGAGCCGGGAGCTGAACTATAACGTCATGTTCTCCCAGCGCGGGGTGTTGAACCTGGCGCATTCCGATGCCCAGATGGATGCTTTCGCCCGGCGCGGCAACGCCATGCGGCTGGCCGGGATCGATTCCGACCTCCTGTCCCGCGAAGAGGTCATGAAATTCTGCCCCGACCTGGATTACAGCGACGAGACGCGCTTTCCGATCTATGGCGGGCTGTTGCAGCCGCGCGCAGGCACGGCGCGCCATGACGCGGTCGCCTGGGGCTATGCCCGCGGGGCCGACATGCGCGGGGTGGATATCATACAGGGCTGTGAGGTCACCGGCTTCGAGAAGACCGGCAACCGGATCACCGGGGTGAAGACGACGCGCGGCACCATTGGCGCGGGCCAGGTCGCCAACTGCACCGCCGGTCACACCACCCAGATCGCCGCCATGGCGGGCTTGCGCGTGCCGATCGAAAGCCATCTGCTGCAGGCCTTTGTGTCGGAACCGGTGAAGCCGCATCTGGACACCGTCGTCACCTTCGGCGCGGGGCATTTCTACATGAACCAGTCGGACAAGGGCGGCATGGTCTTCGGCGGCGACCTGGACGGCTATAACAGCTTTGCCCAGCGCGGCAATATGCCGGTGGTGGAACATGTGGTGGCCTGTGCGCTGACCGTCATGCCCAATCTGGGCCGCCTGCGCCTGTTGCGCCATTGGGGCGGCATCATGGATATGACCATGGACGGCAGTCCGATCATCGGCAAGACGCCAGTGGATAATTTCTACATCAACGGCGGCTGGTGCTATGGCGGGTTCAAGGCGATCCCGGCGGGCGGCTGGGTCATGGCCGACACTATCGCCCATGACCGCCCCCACAAACTGGCGGAGGCCTTTGCTCTGGACCGGTTCGAGCGCGGCGCGTTGCTGGACGAGGGCGGCAAAGGCCCCGTTCCGAATTTGCATTAG
- a CDS encoding sarcosine oxidase subunit gamma — MTDTQTRVSALAGHMNSGRRGYADNDRGPLTAKEISGLTMVEIAAWDGDGAAIVKAIQDKLGLALPANAHGTTSTGATTALWLGPNRWLVVSSEDCRAQLKEAIGANAAVIDQSHSRSVVEISGASVTALLSKGCSLDFHQSAFPVGTCKATHFAHLSILIQRLDKTVFRLYLPRSFAASGWEWLMDAASEYSLTVE; from the coding sequence ATGACTGATACGCAAACACGGGTCTCGGCGCTTGCCGGTCATATGAACTCCGGACGCCGTGGCTATGCCGACAATGACCGCGGCCCGCTGACGGCGAAGGAAATCAGCGGCCTGACCATGGTGGAAATCGCCGCCTGGGACGGCGATGGCGCAGCCATCGTGAAAGCGATTCAGGATAAACTGGGCCTTGCCCTGCCGGCCAATGCGCATGGGACAACCTCCACAGGCGCAACAACGGCCCTCTGGCTCGGCCCGAACCGCTGGCTGGTTGTCTCATCCGAAGATTGCCGTGCGCAACTCAAGGAAGCAATTGGGGCTAATGCCGCAGTGATCGACCAAAGCCACAGCCGATCGGTCGTGGAGATATCAGGGGCTTCTGTCACCGCGCTTCTGTCAAAGGGATGCAGCCTGGATTTCCACCAGTCCGCCTTTCCCGTTGGCACATGCAAGGCAACCCATTTCGCCCATCTTTCCATCCTTATCCAACGGTTGGACAAGACGGTCTTTCGCCTCTATCTGCCGCGCAGTTTCGCCGCCAGCGGATGGGAATGGCTGATGGATGCCGCAAGCGAATATTCACTGACGGTAGAGTAA
- a CDS encoding sarcosine oxidase subunit alpha family protein produces MTQQPFRTASGGLIDRDHSLHFTFDGKSYRGHPGDTLASALLANGERLIARSFKYHRPRGIYSAGVEEPNALITLRSGGRAEPNTRATMAELYDGLEANSQNRWPSLDWDVNAFNSLIAPFIPAGFYYKTFMGPFLDKKGWWNRYEHFIRRAAGMGTATKEADPDKYDKRHAHCDILVVGGGPAGLSAALTAAEAGARVILADEMPSLGGRLRRERYEISGKPGMDWVSKIIEALETHENVQILTRTTAFGYYDHNCLSLVERVSDHYAVPPAFLPRQRHWQVRAKQVILAAGAIEQPLVFGNNDLPGVMLAGAARAYVNEYGVLPGRQAVIVTTNDDAYRTALDLKAAGAEIEAIVDQRHQGGGPLMEEARAQNIPVLLGHAAIRAIGNKTGVKAVEVVGISRDAGQRLRLEADVVCVSGGWAPVVHLHSQSGGKPAWDEDRQCFRPGPSKQAERSIGSANGDFGLHDALNDGMIAARAVLKDLGHALTRKKAAPKTSDMEQLAGQPLADQQMAGRGKCFIDLQDDVSTDDVALAHREGFVSVEHLKRYTTLGMGTDQGKTSNMQGMAAMAGLRGQSIPATGTTTFRPPYTPVAIGVFGGREIGAHYTPLRRTPIDARHDEMGCVWIDAGVWRRPRYYPKPGESMAAATDREVNATRNSVGICDVSTLGKIDIQGPDAAEFLNRVYSNGFAKLPVGKARYGLMLREDGLLEDDGTTSRLSENHFLLTTTTANAGKIMVKLEFYLQAVWPELRVHVTSVTDQWAGIAIAGPNARKVLQKITDRELTNEAFPFMAAGEAKIGGVEGRIFRISFSGELGYEINVPADYGIQAWDALLEAGKEFDITPYGMEALGTMRIEKGHITGAEMNGQTTATDLGLGGMQSSKKRYIGDVLKDRPALLEENRQQMVGFVPADGKTMLRAGSQIITRNDMTPPVRSIGHITAVAYSPTLEKPVALGMIEGGMKREGETVYMAFPLRDEIAAMTVISPHMVDPKGERLHD; encoded by the coding sequence ATGACGCAACAGCCCTTCCGCACCGCCAGCGGCGGCCTGATCGACCGCGACCACAGCCTGCATTTCACCTTCGACGGCAAAAGCTATCGCGGGCATCCGGGCGATACCCTGGCCTCCGCCCTGCTCGCCAACGGGGAGCGCCTGATCGCGCGCAGCTTCAAATATCACCGCCCGCGCGGTATCTATTCCGCCGGTGTCGAGGAACCCAACGCGCTGATCACGCTGCGGTCCGGTGGACGGGCGGAACCCAACACCCGCGCCACGATGGCAGAGCTTTATGACGGGCTGGAAGCCAACAGCCAGAACCGCTGGCCGTCGCTGGACTGGGACGTCAATGCCTTCAACAGCCTGATCGCCCCCTTCATCCCGGCGGGTTTCTACTACAAGACCTTCATGGGCCCCTTCCTGGACAAGAAGGGCTGGTGGAACCGTTACGAGCATTTCATCCGCCGCGCGGCGGGCATGGGCACGGCCACGAAAGAGGCCGACCCGGACAAATATGACAAGCGGCATGCTCATTGTGACATCCTTGTTGTCGGGGGTGGTCCGGCGGGCCTGTCGGCAGCCCTGACGGCGGCAGAGGCAGGGGCAAGGGTGATCCTGGCCGACGAGATGCCGTCCCTTGGCGGCCGCCTGCGCCGCGAACGCTATGAGATCAGCGGCAAGCCCGGCATGGACTGGGTTTCCAAGATCATCGAGGCTTTGGAAACGCACGAAAATGTGCAAATCCTCACCCGTACGACGGCATTCGGCTACTACGACCATAACTGCCTGTCGCTGGTGGAGCGGGTCAGCGATCATTACGCCGTGCCGCCCGCCTTTCTGCCGCGCCAGCGTCACTGGCAGGTCCGCGCCAAACAGGTGATCCTGGCAGCCGGTGCGATCGAACAGCCGCTGGTCTTCGGCAATAACGACCTGCCGGGCGTCATGCTGGCCGGGGCTGCACGGGCCTATGTGAATGAATATGGCGTGCTGCCGGGCCGACAGGCGGTGATCGTCACCACCAATGACGACGCCTATCGCACAGCCCTCGACCTGAAAGCGGCGGGGGCGGAGATCGAGGCCATCGTGGACCAGCGCCATCAGGGCGGCGGGCCGCTGATGGAAGAGGCACGTGCGCAGAATATTCCGGTCCTGCTGGGCCATGCGGCGATCCGGGCAATCGGCAACAAGACCGGTGTGAAGGCGGTCGAGGTGGTCGGCATCAGCCGCGATGCCGGTCAACGCCTGCGGCTGGAGGCCGATGTGGTCTGTGTCTCCGGCGGTTGGGCCCCGGTGGTGCATCTGCACAGCCAGTCCGGCGGCAAACCCGCCTGGGACGAAGACCGGCAATGCTTCCGCCCCGGCCCGTCCAAACAGGCGGAACGTTCCATCGGTTCCGCCAATGGGGACTTCGGCCTGCATGACGCGCTCAACGACGGCATGATTGCCGCCCGTGCAGTGCTGAAAGACCTGGGCCATGCCCTCACCCGCAAGAAAGCCGCGCCGAAGACATCCGACATGGAACAGCTCGCCGGTCAGCCGCTGGCCGATCAGCAGATGGCGGGACGCGGGAAATGCTTCATCGACCTGCAGGATGATGTCAGCACCGATGATGTGGCGCTTGCCCATCGTGAGGGCTTTGTCTCGGTGGAACATCTGAAACGCTATACCACGCTGGGCATGGGCACCGATCAGGGCAAGACCTCCAACATGCAGGGCATGGCGGCGATGGCGGGCCTGCGCGGGCAGAGCATCCCGGCCACCGGCACCACCACCTTCCGCCCGCCCTACACCCCGGTTGCCATCGGTGTCTTCGGCGGACGTGAGATTGGCGCGCATTACACGCCCCTGCGCCGCACGCCAATTGATGCGCGCCATGACGAAATGGGCTGCGTATGGATCGACGCCGGGGTCTGGCGGCGGCCGCGTTACTATCCAAAACCGGGTGAAAGCATGGCGGCGGCCACCGACCGCGAGGTCAACGCCACCCGCAACTCGGTGGGCATCTGCGACGTCAGCACACTGGGCAAGATCGATATCCAGGGGCCGGATGCCGCGGAGTTCCTCAACCGGGTTTATTCCAACGGCTTTGCCAAGCTGCCCGTGGGCAAGGCGCGCTATGGGCTGATGCTGCGTGAGGATGGCTTGCTGGAAGACGACGGCACAACCTCCCGCCTGTCGGAAAACCATTTCCTGCTGACCACCACGACGGCCAATGCGGGCAAGATCATGGTGAAGCTGGAGTTTTACCTGCAGGCCGTCTGGCCGGAGCTGCGCGTCCATGTGACAAGTGTCACCGACCAATGGGCGGGCATCGCCATTGCCGGACCCAACGCCCGCAAGGTGCTGCAAAAGATCACCGACCGGGAACTGACCAACGAGGCCTTCCCCTTCATGGCAGCGGGCGAGGCCAAAATCGGCGGGGTCGAAGGCCGCATCTTCCGGATCAGTTTCTCCGGCGAGTTGGGCTATGAGATCAACGTGCCTGCCGACTATGGTATCCAGGCCTGGGATGCGCTGCTGGAGGCCGGCAAGGAATTCGACATCACGCCTTACGGTATGGAAGCATTGGGCACCATGCGGATCGAAAAGGGCCATATCACGGGGGCGGAAATGAACGGCCAGACCACCGCCACCGACCTGGGGCTGGGCGGCATGCAGTCTTCCAAGAAACGCTATATCGGAGATGTGCTGAAAGACCGCCCGGCGCTGTTGGAGGAAAACCGCCAACAGATGGTGGGCTTTGTGCCCGCCGACGGCAAAACCATGCTGCGCGCGGGCAGCCAGATCATTACCCGCAACGATATGACGCCGCCGGTGAGGAGCATCGGCCATATTACCGCCGTCGCCTATAGCCCGACTTTGGAGAAACCTGTTGCACTGGGCATGATCGAAGGGGGCATGAAACGCGAGGGCGAGACGGTCTATATGGCCTTCCCCCTGCGCGACGAGATCGCGGCCATGACCGTGATCTCCCCCCATATGGTCGATCCGAAAGGAGAACGCCTCCATGACTGA